In Treponema primitia ZAS-2, a genomic segment contains:
- a CDS encoding DNA primase family protein, giving the protein MAEPIGDESVYFRLQGLKEGTIQFTDTSNALRLVREHGQDIRYNAAWKKWVVWTGDHWQIDEGYLIHEKGIAVIHSIYDEMLKTADYRDRMDIEKYALQSESLRRRKAFIESASLMKEMNITSNDVDKDPWLFNCGNGTIDIRKGEFREHRRDDMITKLARVDYDGAADCPVWKLFIREIMDYKPDLIEYVQRVAGLALTGDTSEQTMFILFGSGANGKSTFLNVLMKVLGDYAIAAQIDTFMKKKTDQISNDIARLRGARFVTTSEAEQGQRLAEPLIKLLTGNDPMTARFLYGEYFDFIPTFKIFMASNHKPMIRGTDHGIWRRIKLIPFTTTIAPEKQDKHLEQRLLEEKAGILNWLIEGARGWLSLGLAAPAIITSATEEYRSEMDVLGAFIKERCIQGPGVSVRARELFKAYQEWCEDNNEYACAERFLAMRLKELGLEKWRTAEARFWRGIMLKAE; this is encoded by the coding sequence ATGGCTGAGCCAATAGGGGATGAATCGGTTTATTTTAGGCTGCAGGGGCTTAAAGAGGGGACTATCCAGTTTACCGATACCAGTAATGCCCTGCGGCTGGTGCGGGAGCATGGGCAGGATATCCGGTATAATGCGGCATGGAAAAAATGGGTAGTATGGACTGGGGACCATTGGCAGATTGACGAGGGGTACTTGATCCACGAAAAGGGGATTGCGGTTATTCACAGTATCTATGACGAAATGCTTAAGACTGCGGACTACCGGGACCGTATGGATATTGAGAAATATGCCTTGCAGAGCGAATCCTTACGGCGGCGCAAAGCGTTTATTGAATCGGCATCCCTGATGAAGGAAATGAACATCACCAGTAATGATGTGGACAAGGACCCCTGGCTGTTTAACTGCGGGAACGGGACTATTGATATCCGCAAGGGTGAGTTCCGGGAACACCGGCGGGACGATATGATTACCAAGCTGGCAAGGGTGGACTATGACGGGGCTGCGGACTGCCCGGTATGGAAGCTGTTTATCCGGGAAATCATGGATTATAAACCGGACTTGATTGAATATGTCCAGCGGGTGGCGGGGTTGGCGCTGACCGGGGATACCTCGGAGCAGACCATGTTCATTCTGTTTGGATCGGGGGCCAACGGGAAATCGACGTTTCTCAATGTGCTGATGAAGGTTCTGGGGGATTATGCGATTGCGGCGCAGATTGATACGTTTATGAAAAAGAAAACGGACCAGATTTCCAACGACATTGCCCGGCTGCGGGGAGCGCGGTTTGTGACGACTTCCGAGGCTGAGCAGGGGCAGCGACTGGCAGAGCCGCTGATTAAGCTGCTTACGGGGAATGACCCAATGACGGCGCGGTTTCTGTACGGGGAGTATTTTGACTTTATCCCAACGTTCAAGATTTTTATGGCGAGTAACCACAAGCCTATGATCCGGGGGACGGACCACGGGATTTGGCGGCGGATTAAGCTGATTCCCTTTACTACGACTATTGCGCCTGAGAAGCAGGACAAGCATTTGGAGCAGCGGCTTTTGGAAGAAAAGGCGGGGATTCTGAACTGGCTGATTGAGGGGGCCAGGGGGTGGCTTTCCCTGGGGCTTGCGGCCCCAGCGATTATTACTTCCGCTACCGAGGAGTACCGGTCTGAGATGGATGTGCTGGGGGCGTTTATCAAGGAGCGGTGCATCCAGGGGCCGGGGGTTTCGGTGCGGGCCAGGGAGCTGTTCAAGGCGTATCAGGAATGGTGCGAGGATAACAACGAGTATGCCTGTGCAGAGCGGTTTCTTGCTATGCGCTTGAAGGAGCTGGGGCTTGAGAAGTGGCGGACGGCGGAGGCCCGGTTCTGGCGGGGCATTATGCTTAAGGCCGAATAG
- a CDS encoding helix-turn-helix domain-containing protein, protein MGKMLNINEVAERTLVAVSTLRKYTMLNRIPYKKFGSKVVFDSEEIELWIKANSFGLESITQSGASGTVTAASSAPAPGELFPVAGKRGK, encoded by the coding sequence ATGGGAAAGATGCTGAACATCAACGAGGTTGCGGAAAGAACGCTGGTTGCGGTTTCTACGCTCCGCAAATATACGATGCTGAACCGGATTCCGTATAAAAAATTCGGCTCGAAAGTGGTTTTTGATTCTGAGGAAATCGAATTGTGGATAAAAGCGAATTCCTTTGGGCTTGAATCAATTACGCAAAGCGGCGCAAGCGGGACCGTTACTGCCGCTTCCTCGGCGCCTGCCCCTGGCGAGCTGTTCCCGGTGGCGGGGAAACGGGGGAAGTGA
- a CDS encoding phage terminase large subunit: MRYTLTGAQKKALDLLKSGAKHILLFGGSRSGKTTVLVLAILYRAWHYKGSRHLICRLRAKDARSSVLQETLLPMLRKTLAKGEFRYLAHESKVTLSNGSEIWIGGLGDREQADKILGHEYNTIYFNEISQLSYAAVTTAYSRLAMRVPGCRNLFLYDCNPGSPLHWAYKIFIRKQQFLCGEPLVKPELYASMLLNPADNKENLAEDYIADILDALPDKQRARFRDGAWVKAEGVIYEKFDETMILSPEDLPENFDRICAGQDFGLNITNVKIGICNDIIYVLSDYGAYNMTTKSFNTELLARGLFQWNGDDVDFPVYCDPAGGERIQEITNGTKANNSVESGIDFINAKIERGQFFIANSCIGTLSEVWDYCRDEAGEIVKVNDHYMDALRYAVFSDAQQGVIAQ, encoded by the coding sequence ATGCGGTATACGCTGACGGGGGCACAGAAAAAAGCGCTTGACCTGCTAAAAAGCGGGGCAAAACATATTCTGCTGTTTGGCGGTTCCCGGAGCGGCAAAACAACGGTACTGGTGCTGGCGATACTGTATCGTGCCTGGCACTATAAAGGCTCCCGGCATTTGATATGCCGCCTCAGGGCGAAGGATGCCCGGTCATCGGTATTGCAGGAAACCTTGCTGCCGATGTTGCGGAAAACGCTTGCGAAAGGGGAATTTCGTTACCTGGCCCATGAAAGCAAGGTTACCCTTTCTAACGGGTCTGAGATTTGGATTGGCGGCCTGGGGGACCGGGAACAGGCTGACAAGATTCTCGGCCATGAGTACAACACGATTTATTTTAACGAGATTTCACAGCTTTCCTATGCGGCGGTTACTACGGCCTATTCACGCCTTGCTATGCGGGTTCCCGGCTGCCGGAACCTGTTCTTGTACGACTGCAATCCTGGTTCGCCTCTACACTGGGCGTATAAGATTTTTATCCGCAAGCAGCAATTTCTGTGTGGGGAACCGCTTGTAAAACCGGAGTTGTACGCTTCAATGCTATTGAACCCGGCGGACAATAAGGAAAACCTGGCTGAGGATTATATCGCCGATATTCTTGACGCGCTGCCGGATAAGCAGCGGGCACGGTTCCGCGATGGCGCCTGGGTGAAGGCCGAAGGGGTTATCTATGAGAAGTTTGACGAAACCATGATTCTTTCCCCGGAAGATTTGCCGGAAAACTTTGACCGGATTTGTGCAGGGCAGGATTTTGGCTTGAATATTACGAATGTAAAGATAGGAATCTGTAACGATATTATTTATGTGCTTTCCGATTACGGCGCCTATAACATGACTACAAAATCATTCAACACGGAATTGCTGGCCCGTGGCTTGTTTCAGTGGAATGGGGATGATGTGGACTTTCCGGTGTACTGCGACCCGGCGGGGGGCGAGCGGATACAGGAAATTACGAATGGAACCAAGGCAAATAACAGTGTTGAGAGCGGCATTGACTTTATCAATGCAAAGATAGAACGGGGGCAGTTTTTTATTGCCAATAGCTGTATTGGCACACTGTCAGAGGTATGGGATTACTGCCGGGATGAGGCGGGGGAAATAGTAAAAGTGAACGATCATTACATGGATGCGCTGCGCTATGCGGTGTTCAGTGATGCCCAGCAGGGGGTTATTGCCCAATGA
- a CDS encoding phage portal protein, which yields MSIYDDFSNLLETPGEPDGYSCNAWVHIAVQILIRNIARADFMVLRGGDEVTGGPLFELFRRPNEGLSRFELWKETAAWWLLEGEAFWWFGAEYAGGVPQHIYILDPRRMRNEGMDGYAGQSFCSGRQRWFYQGDAELIPIFQDELIHFRDWNPWNPLRGVNPLISLSLELEQDFYANKANSRLLKNNAVPLGVLKTEQTIRPEEADALERRWEQKYGADRGYRKVAVLGKGTEFKPLSFTPDTVRLFDLKRWNLHAILAKYGIPPRVANINDKTASLSGKDTMEQHAALWKFTIIPLLKNFEDILETQFFLRLGFRETGVFDLSDIPELQESEDAQSNRDIAEINAGLKTINDVLRERGKDTKPWGDIWYMPKGLVPYKDSTRS from the coding sequence TTGTCTATTTATGATGATTTTAGTAATTTATTGGAAACACCCGGCGAACCGGATGGGTACTCCTGCAATGCCTGGGTGCATATTGCGGTACAGATTTTGATTCGCAATATTGCCCGCGCAGATTTTATGGTGCTGCGGGGAGGGGACGAAGTAACGGGCGGGCCATTGTTTGAACTGTTCAGAAGGCCGAATGAAGGCTTGAGCCGGTTTGAGCTCTGGAAAGAAACCGCCGCATGGTGGCTTTTGGAGGGGGAGGCGTTCTGGTGGTTCGGGGCTGAATATGCTGGTGGCGTGCCACAGCATATCTATATCCTGGACCCCCGGCGTATGCGGAATGAAGGCATGGACGGGTATGCCGGGCAGTCTTTTTGTTCAGGGCGGCAGCGCTGGTTTTATCAGGGCGATGCAGAGCTAATCCCCATTTTTCAGGATGAGCTTATTCACTTCCGGGACTGGAATCCGTGGAATCCCCTGCGGGGGGTTAATCCGCTTATCTCCCTGTCCCTGGAATTGGAACAGGATTTCTACGCGAATAAGGCCAATTCGCGTTTGTTAAAGAACAACGCCGTTCCTCTCGGCGTTCTGAAAACTGAACAGACTATCCGCCCTGAGGAGGCGGATGCTTTGGAAAGGAGGTGGGAACAGAAATACGGCGCTGACCGGGGTTACCGGAAGGTTGCCGTGTTGGGAAAAGGGACTGAGTTTAAACCGCTAAGCTTTACTCCGGATACGGTTCGACTCTTTGACCTTAAACGGTGGAATTTGCATGCGATACTGGCGAAATACGGCATTCCTCCCAGGGTGGCGAACATTAACGATAAAACCGCAAGCCTGTCCGGCAAGGATACCATGGAACAACACGCCGCACTTTGGAAGTTCACGATAATTCCGCTGCTGAAAAATTTTGAAGACATTCTGGAAACCCAGTTTTTTTTACGGCTGGGTTTCCGGGAAACGGGTGTTTTTGACCTATCCGATATCCCGGAATTGCAGGAAAGCGAAGATGCGCAAAGCAACAGGGATATTGCGGAGATCAATGCGGGGCTTAAAACGATCAATGATGTGCTGCGTGAGCGTGGCAAGGATACAAAGCCCTGGGGCGATATCTGGTACATGCCAAAAGGCCTGGTTCCCTACAAGGATAGCACAAGGAGTTAA
- a CDS encoding response regulator transcription factor: MKQPSIVIVSDSRTVAHMLMSHIGGVDRDAISITGSKTELNYLLRVYRPRFMFIENCFEGRVTNALVHRLMERDPDLLISVFTIQEYAAYEVAKFMYWGAASFLSIRDDPEAIAAGMRKILKGESCYPDGAAEAVEHAENRAQLNTRSLTMREGEVLQLAADNKSNGEIAKVLGISVRTVRNHRDNILRKCEGHSLMDMVKFGLREGILQYDELVGEDRHSFKEGGVRRAGVC, translated from the coding sequence ATGAAACAGCCAAGCATTGTTATTGTGTCCGATTCCCGGACCGTTGCGCATATGTTGATGTCCCATATTGGGGGCGTGGACAGGGATGCTATCAGCATTACAGGGAGCAAAACGGAACTGAACTACCTGCTGCGGGTATACCGGCCCCGGTTTATGTTTATCGAAAACTGCTTTGAGGGCCGGGTCACCAATGCCCTGGTGCATCGGCTGATGGAGCGGGACCCGGATTTGCTGATCAGCGTGTTTACTATTCAGGAGTATGCGGCGTATGAGGTTGCGAAATTCATGTACTGGGGAGCGGCTAGTTTCTTGAGTATCCGGGATGATCCTGAGGCTATTGCGGCGGGGATGCGGAAAATACTGAAAGGCGAATCCTGCTACCCTGACGGCGCGGCAGAGGCGGTTGAACACGCAGAGAACCGGGCGCAGCTCAATACCCGGTCACTGACTATGCGTGAAGGGGAGGTGCTGCAGCTTGCGGCGGACAATAAAAGTAACGGGGAGATTGCAAAGGTTCTGGGTATATCGGTCAGAACGGTGCGGAACCACCGGGACAATATCCTGCGGAAGTGCGAGGGGCACAGTCTGATGGATATGGTGAAGTTCGGGCTGCGGGAAGGGATTTTGCAATATGACGAATTGGTTGGCGAAGATCGCCATTCGTTCAAAGAGGGAGGAGTTAGGAGGGCGGGAGTATGTTGA
- a CDS encoding HK97 family phage prohead protease: MLIRTKGGEFRADTSSVLLDFLGVKKEAAGVQKLAGDLELIAAVPFCLALDSENSNGIPWTFSTFDLDRFDERIDPAGWDFKRYVQNPVIEWAHCYSIPAIGKADGLYADDKGLHGSIIFNGKDYDPFGWAIGERVKNGVIRAGSVGFRVLEVEIPSKKDGEDGTALIFRKQELLEFSVCNVPANPFALANPVLTKAAPAEPGPVSLDLQASRQFWAGLIQG, from the coding sequence ATGTTGATACGGACTAAGGGCGGGGAATTCAGGGCTGATACATCATCAGTGCTGCTGGATTTTCTTGGGGTGAAAAAGGAAGCGGCTGGGGTTCAGAAGCTTGCAGGTGACCTGGAATTGATCGCTGCTGTGCCGTTTTGCCTGGCGCTTGATTCTGAAAACAGCAATGGTATCCCCTGGACATTCAGCACTTTCGACCTTGACCGTTTTGACGAGCGTATTGACCCGGCTGGATGGGACTTTAAGCGGTACGTGCAAAACCCGGTCATTGAATGGGCGCATTGCTACTCGATTCCGGCGATTGGGAAGGCTGACGGGCTGTACGCCGATGACAAGGGCTTGCACGGGTCTATCATCTTTAATGGCAAGGACTATGATCCCTTTGGCTGGGCTATCGGGGAGCGGGTCAAGAATGGGGTTATCCGGGCAGGTTCAGTAGGGTTTCGGGTACTGGAAGTTGAGATTCCTTCAAAGAAGGATGGTGAGGACGGGACGGCGCTGATTTTCCGTAAGCAGGAGCTATTGGAATTTTCGGTGTGCAATGTTCCGGCGAATCCCTTTGCCCTGGCAAATCCTGTGCTTACTAAGGCAGCCCCGGCGGAACCTGGGCCGGTGTCGCTTGACTTGCAGGCATCCCGGCAATTCTGGGCTGGGCTTATTCAGGGGTAA
- a CDS encoding phage major capsid protein: MDELIKAIKKKLADMQKIEAAGFRDQEKAADYFREKEELLEDIVKALEAVAVGQAQETEALKSTVKSLRGELKGQAANPRELSRKELQYRLGKALAAAWTGNHGALAELSFTPNLKTDNWTNPRDVSWGEKGWKVDRAALGEPMGNLATNDQYLINPIYENEIMQDAAKKSKMMKLVHNRSMMGPSIFLPTRDRGGVQLHWLTAYGQQITGSKPQGSQRVELKAYTLAGFIPWFDEFEEDVFTDLGAMFIDEFCEAYGQEFDRQCLLADDDPFTGALAKDGTEEIEIAGADINALTWKDFRDAVYRVPEEERKDCAWFLHETVLNHIANIEDANGNPIWRRPTEAMPGKLDLYPYHEVSIMPQIGAVENDTAFAIFMNPKRIKHGNRKGIEIKKFDGTTESMENGELFLRFRKRDGFLVTRPQGNIVVLKTKA, encoded by the coding sequence ATGGATGAACTGATTAAGGCGATTAAAAAAAAGCTGGCGGATATGCAGAAAATTGAGGCTGCAGGATTCCGGGACCAGGAGAAGGCGGCGGACTATTTCCGGGAAAAAGAGGAGCTGCTTGAGGATATTGTAAAAGCCCTGGAAGCGGTTGCCGTGGGACAGGCGCAGGAAACAGAAGCGTTGAAAAGCACGGTCAAGTCGCTGCGGGGGGAACTCAAGGGGCAGGCGGCAAATCCCCGTGAATTGTCCCGGAAGGAATTGCAGTACCGATTGGGCAAAGCCCTGGCGGCGGCCTGGACGGGGAACCATGGGGCCTTGGCGGAATTAAGTTTTACGCCGAACTTGAAAACGGATAACTGGACGAATCCCCGTGACGTGTCCTGGGGCGAAAAGGGATGGAAGGTTGACCGGGCGGCGCTGGGGGAACCGATGGGCAATCTGGCTACGAATGACCAATACCTCATCAACCCAATTTATGAAAACGAGATTATGCAGGATGCTGCAAAAAAATCGAAGATGATGAAATTGGTTCATAATCGCTCAATGATGGGACCGTCAATATTTTTGCCTACACGGGACCGGGGCGGGGTGCAGCTTCACTGGCTGACGGCTTACGGGCAACAGATTACCGGGAGCAAGCCCCAGGGGTCGCAGCGCGTTGAGCTTAAAGCCTACACCCTTGCCGGGTTTATCCCGTGGTTTGACGAATTCGAGGAGGATGTGTTTACTGACCTGGGCGCCATGTTCATAGACGAATTCTGCGAAGCGTATGGGCAAGAATTTGACCGTCAATGCCTGCTTGCCGATGATGATCCCTTTACCGGGGCGCTGGCGAAGGATGGGACAGAGGAGATTGAGATTGCCGGGGCGGATATCAATGCCTTGACCTGGAAGGACTTTCGGGATGCGGTGTATAGGGTTCCTGAGGAAGAGCGCAAGGATTGTGCGTGGTTCCTCCATGAGACTGTGTTGAACCATATTGCCAATATCGAGGATGCTAACGGGAACCCGATTTGGCGGCGGCCAACTGAGGCTATGCCGGGGAAACTGGACTTGTACCCGTATCATGAGGTTTCCATCATGCCGCAGATCGGGGCGGTCGAAAACGACACGGCGTTTGCGATATTCATGAACCCGAAACGGATCAAACACGGCAACCGAAAGGGTATTGAGATAAAGAAGTTTGACGGGACCACAGAATCAATGGAGAACGGAGAACTGTTCCTGCGGTTCCGCAAGCGGGATGGATTTTTAGTAACCAGGCCGCAAGGGAATATAGTTGTTCTGAAAACTAAAGCGTAA
- a CDS encoding tyrosine-type recombinase/integrase, whose protein sequence is MRIKNDYTIFPRKMPSGKVVYYYQTYDEKGRRTVPHSTGKSLRTEAWKECNRLLKLGYLVPSKRIPIFRQYAEGWFNRETCAYTKWRELHDPLTDGTIDTSAGHLRGHILSYFGDMRLDTITEIDIENWMLELADKEYKHTYINNHYYTLRVMLSEAVRRKILHENVAMKVEQLKENCRSIEILTIPEVRKLFPARWNLIWDSYYLYLLNKVAAFTGMRAGELLGLRGDCVFPEYIRVEWQYTAKKKLTGTKTKKSRNVPITGLIYEDLYDLIKKNGTAFLFSEDGGETPLSRSTLRSGYINALKKIGIDDTERQRRGLSPHSWRHFLNTKLVMENISDRKVLEVTGQVSIDVNKRYTHLKSEEFKDVVAAQQSILITRKKRETKKAVKKTGKPKAAPTAKPSRKAAARKQA, encoded by the coding sequence ATGAGAATCAAGAATGATTACACCATATTCCCCCGGAAAATGCCTTCCGGAAAAGTAGTGTACTACTACCAGACCTACGACGAGAAAGGCCGGAGGACGGTTCCCCATTCTACCGGAAAATCCCTGCGCACCGAGGCGTGGAAGGAATGCAACCGGCTTTTGAAACTGGGGTATCTGGTTCCTTCAAAGCGGATTCCTATTTTTCGGCAGTATGCGGAGGGGTGGTTTAACCGCGAAACCTGCGCGTACACAAAATGGCGGGAATTGCATGATCCCCTTACTGATGGGACTATTGATACTTCTGCAGGGCACTTGAGAGGACATATTCTGTCCTACTTCGGAGATATGCGGCTGGATACCATTACCGAAATAGATATTGAAAACTGGATGCTTGAGTTAGCTGACAAGGAATACAAGCATACCTATATCAATAACCATTATTACACCCTACGGGTTATGCTGAGCGAAGCAGTACGCCGGAAGATCCTGCACGAGAATGTTGCAATGAAGGTTGAGCAACTAAAAGAGAATTGCCGGAGCATAGAAATTTTGACTATCCCGGAAGTACGGAAGCTGTTTCCGGCACGATGGAATTTAATATGGGATTCCTATTACTTATATCTCTTGAATAAAGTAGCGGCCTTCACCGGGATGCGTGCCGGGGAGCTTTTAGGACTGCGGGGCGATTGTGTATTCCCAGAGTATATTCGTGTAGAATGGCAATATACCGCTAAAAAAAAGCTGACGGGAACAAAAACCAAAAAGTCCCGTAATGTACCGATTACAGGCTTAATTTATGAGGACCTCTATGACCTTATCAAGAAAAATGGCACAGCCTTTCTGTTTTCAGAGGATGGCGGGGAAACACCGCTTTCCCGGTCTACGCTTCGTTCCGGCTATATAAATGCCCTTAAGAAGATTGGGATAGACGACACTGAACGGCAGCGCCGGGGCTTGAGCCCCCATAGCTGGCGGCACTTCCTGAATACCAAGCTGGTGATGGAAAATATTTCTGATCGGAAGGTACTGGAAGTAACCGGGCAAGTTTCAATTGATGTCAATAAACGGTATACCCACCTGAAGAGCGAAGAATTCAAAGATGTGGTAGCCGCCCAGCAGAGTATCCTTATAACCCGGAAGAAAAGGGAAACAAAGAAAGCAGTAAAAAAAACCGGAAAGCCCAAGGCTGCGCCGACAGCTAAACCGAGTAGGAAAGCTGCGGCAAGAAAGCAAGCATAG